In one window of Vanessa atalanta chromosome 10, ilVanAtal1.2, whole genome shotgun sequence DNA:
- the LOC125066728 gene encoding baculoviral IAP repeat-containing protein 2-like isoform X3 yields the protein MNQETNRLNTFTNWPTSAPVDPIRIAKAGFFYTGQGTEVECFSCGGKISEWNYGDQVMWRHRVMDPNCAFVLNPVLSGNVPLVIGRDCNSIQSTEQRNTSQNGQQESDPPVEPHRVTEEDNMYKSDALRLLSFVNWDDTSVAREELVNAGFYHAGEGRIRCAWCGGELAPFRNLGSLGTPLDVHRMYFPRCEYAATLEEERRNGEFSPPILPPSYTPPLRSPSTTRPQSSGAVQNARVVEAGAEWRSLGVVGGGARHPSRAALAARLATFERWPADRAQAPRTLADAGFFYTGIDDQVRCFYCDGGLGKWEAGDAPWSEHAHWFPHCGYVRLVRGQDFVDACRTRAVPRSFSADRGLTSRTRNPSVNFPVTGSQIEECMESNAAVAALGAGLDAARVRRAIVRRLRATGLPFSSSEALIDAVLDEQLNEEAWSVSPHSQRLARDILAETLRDFAPRSGIIPSNIEEDRPDSQASQTDSPVRSPTPSNVSLQSNNPSDNSRTENLTSEISNNNHERDSSPVSNPKQLTLEEENRQLREARMCKVCMDNERGSCTGVEVCIT from the exons ATGAACCAGGAGACTAATAGACTAAACACATTTACAAATTGGCCAACTTCAGCTCCTGTAGATCCAATTAGAATAGCCAAAGCGGGTTTTTTTTACACGGGACAGGGAACAGAAGTTGAGTGTTTCAGTTGTGGGGGAAAAATATCTGAGTGGAATTACGGAGATCAGGTTATGTGGAGACATAGAGTCATGGATCCAAATTGTGCATTTGTTTTGAATCCAGTGTTATCTGGCAACGTTCCCCTGGTGATTGGTCGTGATTGCAATTCTATACAAAGCACAGAGCAAAGAAATACTTCTCAAAATGGTCAGCAGGAATCAGATCCACCTGTCGAACCCCATAGGGTTACTGAGGAAGATAATATGTACAAGAGTGATGCTTTACGTTTGCTATCATTTGTAAATTGGGAT GATACATCAGTAGCACGAGAAGAGCTGGTGAATGCTGGTTTCTACCATGCTGGTGAAGGACGTATCCGATGTGCTTGGTGTGGAGGTGAATTGGCACCTTTCAGAAATTTAGGGTCACTCGGCACCCCATTAGATGTGCATAGAAT GTATTTCCCAAGATGTGAGTATGCAGCGACACTGGAGGAGGAACGACGTAATGGCGAATTTTCACCACCAATATTACCTCCTTCGTACACACCGCCTTTGAGATCTCCATCAACTACCAGACCTCAGTC TTCAGGTGCCGTACAAAACGCTCGCGTGGTGGAGGCGGGTGCGGAGTGGAGATCTTTGGGAGTGGTGGGGGGAGGAGCGAGGCATCCCTCTCGCGCCGCGCTCGCTGCTCGTCTCGCTACATTCGAGCGATGGCCAGCGGACCGAGCACAGGCTCCGAGGACTCTCGCTGATGCTGGTTTCTTTTATACTGGGATTGACGATCAG GTGCGCTGCTTCTACTGCGACGGCGGGCTGGGCAAGTGGGAGGCGGGCGACGCGCCCTGGTCGGAGCACGCGCACTGGTTCCCGCACTGCGGGTACGTGCGCCTCGTGCGCGGGCAGGACTTCGTCGACGCCTGCCGCACGCGCGCCGTGCCGCGCTCG TTCTCCGCCGACAGAGGTCTGACTTCAAGAACTCGAAATCCATCAGTTAATTTTCCAGTTACCGGTAGCCag ATAGAAGAATGTATGGAAAGCAACGCAGCTGTAGCCGCCCTGGGTGCGGGATTAGACGCTGCGAGAGTACGACGGGCCATTGTACGAAGATTGCGAGCCACTG GTCTACCATTCAGCTCTTCGGAGGCATTGATCGACGCGGTGTTGGACGAGCAGTTAAACGAAGAGGCTTGGTCGGTGTCTCCACACAGTCAGCGACTCGCGAGGGATATCCTCGCTGAGACCTTGAGGGATTTTGCACCACGATCTGG aATAATTCCATCGAATATAGAAGAGGACAGACCCGACAGTCAAGCATCACAAACTGACAGTCCAGTTCGATCTCCCACTCCGAGTAATGTTTCATTACAATCAAATAATCCATCAGATAATAGCAGAACAGAAAACTTAACTAGtgaaattagtaataataatcacGAACGAGACTCGAGTCCTGTTTCCAATCCAAAACAATTGACTTTAGAAGAAGAAAATAGACAATTAAGGGAAGCGAGAATGTGCAAAGTCTGTATGGACAATgag CGTGGTTCATGTACAGGTGTAGAGGTATGTATAACGTAG
- the LOC125066824 gene encoding 3-ketodihydrosphingosine reductase — MILIYIGAVILIIVIILFALHKCLEKKIVYKNLKNRHVVITGGSSGIGKSVAIEAAKLGANVTIIGRDIQKLILSVSEITGHCKPYSGQKVNYISLDITSDYDTIQKCLSKAESDIGPIFMLINCAGMCICGQFENMKIEHIKQMIDLNYFGTAYPTRYVLPGMKKRNEGLIVFVSTEAALLGIYGYSAYGAAKWAVRGLAESVFMELIGTNVRLTLAFPPDTDTPGFKNEELTKPKETKLISGSGGLHTPEEVGRKLIRDAMNGKVYSVFGFSGHLLSILYCGTIDNVTQVLLQIFSLGILKAVMIGVQLSFHKIVRDGLKDKDMGDNEKEKSL, encoded by the exons atgatattaatatatattggtgCAGTAATTCTTATTAtcgtgataattttatttgctttgcATAAATGTTTGGAAAAGAAAATTGTTTACAAGAATCTTAAAAATAGGCACGTCGTCATTACCGGCGGGTCGAGCGGTATTGGTAAATCTGTGGCTATTGAAGCGGCTAAATTAGGAGCCAACGTTACGATAATCGGTCGCGATATTCAAAAACTCATTTTAAGTGTTAGTGAAATAACTGGTCATTGTAAACCGTATAGTGGACAAAaggttaattatatttctttagatATTACATCGGACTATGATACGATCCAGAAGTGTTTATCAAAAGCAGAATCGGATATTGGaccaatatttatgttaattaattgtgCTGGAATGTGTATTTGTGGCCAGTTTGAAAATATGAAGATAGAACATATAAAACAGatgatagatttaaattattttggcaCAGCCTATCCAACAAGGTATGTTCTGCCAGGAATGAAAAAACGCAATGAAGGCTTAATAGTATTTGTTTCCACAGAAGCTGCTTTGTTGG gAATATATGGATACAGTGCATATGGTGCTGCGAAATGGGCCGTACGTGGCTTAGCTGAATCTGTCTTCATGGAGTTAATTGGAACTAATGTGAGATTGACACTTGCATTTCCACCAGACACTGATACTCCTGGATTTAAAAACGAGGAACTCACAAAACCCAAAGAAACAAAACTGATATCAGGTTCTGGAGGTCTTCACACGCCTGAGGAAGTTGGGAGAAAATTGATAAGGGATGCAATG AATGGCAAAGTATACTCCGTATTTGGTTTCAGTGGACaccttttatcaattttatactGTGGGACAATCGACAATGTTACACAAGTTCTActccaaatattttctttaggtATTTTAAAGGCTGTTATGATTGGAGTACAGTTATCATTCCATAAAATTGTAAGAGATGGTTTAAAAGATAAAGACATGGGTgacaatgaaaaagaaaaaagtttataa
- the LOC125066728 gene encoding E3 ubiquitin-protein ligase XIAP-like isoform X2 yields the protein MNQETNRLNTFTNWPTSAPVDPIRIAKAGFFYTGQGTEVECFSCGGKISEWNYGDQVMWRHRVMDPNCAFVLNPVLSGNVPLVIGRDCNSIQSTEQRNTSQNGQQESDPPVEPHRVTEEDNMYKSDALRLLSFVNWDDTSVAREELVNAGFYHAGEGRIRCAWCGGELAPFRNLGSLGTPLDVHRMYFPRCEYAATLEEERRNGEFSPPILPPSYTPPLRSPSTTRPQSSGAVQNARVVEAGAEWRSLGVVGGGARHPSRAALAARLATFERWPADRAQAPRTLADAGFFYTGIDDQVRCFYCDGGLGKWEAGDAPWSEHAHWFPHCGYVRLVRGQDFVDACRTRAVPRSFSADRGLTSRTRNPSVNFPVTGSQIEECMESNAAVAALGAGLDAARVRRAIVRRLRATGLPFSSSEALIDAVLDEQLNEEAWSVSPHSQRLARDILAETLRDFAPRSGIIPSNIEEDRPDSQASQTDSPVRSPTPSNVSLQSNNPSDNSRTENLTSEISNNNHERDSSPVSNPKQLTLEEENRQLREARMCKVCMDNEVSVVFLPCGHLVSCAGRAV from the exons ATGAACCAGGAGACTAATAGACTAAACACATTTACAAATTGGCCAACTTCAGCTCCTGTAGATCCAATTAGAATAGCCAAAGCGGGTTTTTTTTACACGGGACAGGGAACAGAAGTTGAGTGTTTCAGTTGTGGGGGAAAAATATCTGAGTGGAATTACGGAGATCAGGTTATGTGGAGACATAGAGTCATGGATCCAAATTGTGCATTTGTTTTGAATCCAGTGTTATCTGGCAACGTTCCCCTGGTGATTGGTCGTGATTGCAATTCTATACAAAGCACAGAGCAAAGAAATACTTCTCAAAATGGTCAGCAGGAATCAGATCCACCTGTCGAACCCCATAGGGTTACTGAGGAAGATAATATGTACAAGAGTGATGCTTTACGTTTGCTATCATTTGTAAATTGGGAT GATACATCAGTAGCACGAGAAGAGCTGGTGAATGCTGGTTTCTACCATGCTGGTGAAGGACGTATCCGATGTGCTTGGTGTGGAGGTGAATTGGCACCTTTCAGAAATTTAGGGTCACTCGGCACCCCATTAGATGTGCATAGAAT GTATTTCCCAAGATGTGAGTATGCAGCGACACTGGAGGAGGAACGACGTAATGGCGAATTTTCACCACCAATATTACCTCCTTCGTACACACCGCCTTTGAGATCTCCATCAACTACCAGACCTCAGTC TTCAGGTGCCGTACAAAACGCTCGCGTGGTGGAGGCGGGTGCGGAGTGGAGATCTTTGGGAGTGGTGGGGGGAGGAGCGAGGCATCCCTCTCGCGCCGCGCTCGCTGCTCGTCTCGCTACATTCGAGCGATGGCCAGCGGACCGAGCACAGGCTCCGAGGACTCTCGCTGATGCTGGTTTCTTTTATACTGGGATTGACGATCAG GTGCGCTGCTTCTACTGCGACGGCGGGCTGGGCAAGTGGGAGGCGGGCGACGCGCCCTGGTCGGAGCACGCGCACTGGTTCCCGCACTGCGGGTACGTGCGCCTCGTGCGCGGGCAGGACTTCGTCGACGCCTGCCGCACGCGCGCCGTGCCGCGCTCG TTCTCCGCCGACAGAGGTCTGACTTCAAGAACTCGAAATCCATCAGTTAATTTTCCAGTTACCGGTAGCCag ATAGAAGAATGTATGGAAAGCAACGCAGCTGTAGCCGCCCTGGGTGCGGGATTAGACGCTGCGAGAGTACGACGGGCCATTGTACGAAGATTGCGAGCCACTG GTCTACCATTCAGCTCTTCGGAGGCATTGATCGACGCGGTGTTGGACGAGCAGTTAAACGAAGAGGCTTGGTCGGTGTCTCCACACAGTCAGCGACTCGCGAGGGATATCCTCGCTGAGACCTTGAGGGATTTTGCACCACGATCTGG aATAATTCCATCGAATATAGAAGAGGACAGACCCGACAGTCAAGCATCACAAACTGACAGTCCAGTTCGATCTCCCACTCCGAGTAATGTTTCATTACAATCAAATAATCCATCAGATAATAGCAGAACAGAAAACTTAACTAGtgaaattagtaataataatcacGAACGAGACTCGAGTCCTGTTTCCAATCCAAAACAATTGACTTTAGAAGAAGAAAATAGACAATTAAGGGAAGCGAGAATGTGCAAAGTCTGTATGGACAATgag GTGAGCGTGGTGTTCCTGCCGTGCGGACACCTGGTGTCGTGCGCGGGGCGCGCGGTGTAG
- the LOC125066728 gene encoding baculoviral IAP repeat-containing protein 7-B-like isoform X1 — protein sequence MNQETNRLNTFTNWPTSAPVDPIRIAKAGFFYTGQGTEVECFSCGGKISEWNYGDQVMWRHRVMDPNCAFVLNPVLSGNVPLVIGRDCNSIQSTEQRNTSQNGQQESDPPVEPHRVTEEDNMYKSDALRLLSFVNWDDTSVAREELVNAGFYHAGEGRIRCAWCGGELAPFRNLGSLGTPLDVHRMYFPRCEYAATLEEERRNGEFSPPILPPSYTPPLRSPSTTRPQSSGAVQNARVVEAGAEWRSLGVVGGGARHPSRAALAARLATFERWPADRAQAPRTLADAGFFYTGIDDQVRCFYCDGGLGKWEAGDAPWSEHAHWFPHCGYVRLVRGQDFVDACRTRAVPRSFSADRGLTSRTRNPSVNFPVTGSQIEECMESNAAVAALGAGLDAARVRRAIVRRLRATGLPFSSSEALIDAVLDEQLNEEAWSVSPHSQRLARDILAETLRDFAPRSGIIPSNIEEDRPDSQASQTDSPVRSPTPSNVSLQSNNPSDNSRTENLTSEISNNNHERDSSPVSNPKQLTLEEENRQLREARMCKVCMDNEVSVVFLPCGHLVSCAECGAALGACPLCRAQVKALVRAYLA from the exons ATGAACCAGGAGACTAATAGACTAAACACATTTACAAATTGGCCAACTTCAGCTCCTGTAGATCCAATTAGAATAGCCAAAGCGGGTTTTTTTTACACGGGACAGGGAACAGAAGTTGAGTGTTTCAGTTGTGGGGGAAAAATATCTGAGTGGAATTACGGAGATCAGGTTATGTGGAGACATAGAGTCATGGATCCAAATTGTGCATTTGTTTTGAATCCAGTGTTATCTGGCAACGTTCCCCTGGTGATTGGTCGTGATTGCAATTCTATACAAAGCACAGAGCAAAGAAATACTTCTCAAAATGGTCAGCAGGAATCAGATCCACCTGTCGAACCCCATAGGGTTACTGAGGAAGATAATATGTACAAGAGTGATGCTTTACGTTTGCTATCATTTGTAAATTGGGAT GATACATCAGTAGCACGAGAAGAGCTGGTGAATGCTGGTTTCTACCATGCTGGTGAAGGACGTATCCGATGTGCTTGGTGTGGAGGTGAATTGGCACCTTTCAGAAATTTAGGGTCACTCGGCACCCCATTAGATGTGCATAGAAT GTATTTCCCAAGATGTGAGTATGCAGCGACACTGGAGGAGGAACGACGTAATGGCGAATTTTCACCACCAATATTACCTCCTTCGTACACACCGCCTTTGAGATCTCCATCAACTACCAGACCTCAGTC TTCAGGTGCCGTACAAAACGCTCGCGTGGTGGAGGCGGGTGCGGAGTGGAGATCTTTGGGAGTGGTGGGGGGAGGAGCGAGGCATCCCTCTCGCGCCGCGCTCGCTGCTCGTCTCGCTACATTCGAGCGATGGCCAGCGGACCGAGCACAGGCTCCGAGGACTCTCGCTGATGCTGGTTTCTTTTATACTGGGATTGACGATCAG GTGCGCTGCTTCTACTGCGACGGCGGGCTGGGCAAGTGGGAGGCGGGCGACGCGCCCTGGTCGGAGCACGCGCACTGGTTCCCGCACTGCGGGTACGTGCGCCTCGTGCGCGGGCAGGACTTCGTCGACGCCTGCCGCACGCGCGCCGTGCCGCGCTCG TTCTCCGCCGACAGAGGTCTGACTTCAAGAACTCGAAATCCATCAGTTAATTTTCCAGTTACCGGTAGCCag ATAGAAGAATGTATGGAAAGCAACGCAGCTGTAGCCGCCCTGGGTGCGGGATTAGACGCTGCGAGAGTACGACGGGCCATTGTACGAAGATTGCGAGCCACTG GTCTACCATTCAGCTCTTCGGAGGCATTGATCGACGCGGTGTTGGACGAGCAGTTAAACGAAGAGGCTTGGTCGGTGTCTCCACACAGTCAGCGACTCGCGAGGGATATCCTCGCTGAGACCTTGAGGGATTTTGCACCACGATCTGG aATAATTCCATCGAATATAGAAGAGGACAGACCCGACAGTCAAGCATCACAAACTGACAGTCCAGTTCGATCTCCCACTCCGAGTAATGTTTCATTACAATCAAATAATCCATCAGATAATAGCAGAACAGAAAACTTAACTAGtgaaattagtaataataatcacGAACGAGACTCGAGTCCTGTTTCCAATCCAAAACAATTGACTTTAGAAGAAGAAAATAGACAATTAAGGGAAGCGAGAATGTGCAAAGTCTGTATGGACAATgag GTGAGCGTGGTGTTCCTGCCGTGCGGACACCTGGTGTCGTGCGCGGAGTGCGGCGCGGCGCTGGGCGCGTGTCCGCTGTGTCGCGCGCAGGTGAAGGCGCTCGTCCGCGCCTACCTCGCTTGA